In one Meles meles chromosome 17, mMelMel3.1 paternal haplotype, whole genome shotgun sequence genomic region, the following are encoded:
- the FCRL3 gene encoding Fc receptor-like protein 3 isoform X6, with the protein MGFPCHRPDQVPVLLWLLLLILAPGREQSEALPKAFLLLEPPWSRAFKGEKVNLTCKDGRSWAQRYEFWYYNRISLGSGAGTIQIDTSGYYTCKTPRSSLSDPVHVEFLSDWLILQASHPVFEGEDVTLRCLGKEEKDISEKTYYKNKGKMRQWPQYQSEFRIHSVSRDNSKYHCTASRKYFWGTWKETSKHLKIQVQELFPQPVLRVRPSQPIEGSPVKLKCETWLPPPRSYIWLQFCFFREDKVLEPGWSNSSELQIPTMWSEDLGSYWCQAKTVTPNIIKESLRSQIRVQRIPVSDVNLEIQPPGGQLIEGGEMVLICSVAKGTGTIAFSWHREGTERSLGRKMMRALSAELRIAAVREQDAGRYYCSADNMQGPILSKWIRVTPRIPASRPILTVKTPRALAVLGDMVELRCEAQRGSPPILYQFYHEDVILGSSSAPSGGGASFNLSLTAEHSGNYACEADNNLGAQRSEAVTLSVTVPVSRPVLTLNPAGPQAVVGDLLELRCEAQRGSPPIVYWFYHEDVILGNTSAPSGGGASFNLSLTTEHSGNYSCGADNGLGVQRSYMVTLNFTGQKHLPPELKHRSSHVGHSTSKVIPITVGVIGCLLSVPGLAATAYLVSYFRTQRKSVD; encoded by the exons ATGGGCTTTCCCTGCCATCGGCCAGACCAGGTCCCTGTGCTtctgtggctgctgctgctgatccTGG CTCCCGGACGAGAGCAATCAG AAGCACTTCCAAAAGCTTTTCTTCTCCTCGAGCCTCCATGGTCCAGAGCCTTCAAGGGAGAGAAAGTGAATCTCACCTGCAAGGATGGCCGTTCTTGGGCCCAGAGATACGAATTTTGGTATTACAATAGGATTTCCTTGGGAAGTGGAGCTGGAACAATCCAAATAGACACGTCTGGATATTACACATGCAAGACCCCAAGATCTTCCCTCAGTGACCCTGTGCATGTGGAATTTTTATCTG ACTGGCTGATCCTCCAGGCTTCACACCCTGTCTTCGAAGGAGAGGATGTAACTCTGAGATGCCTgggcaaggaagaaaaagatatttctgAAAAGACTTActacaaaaataaaggaaaaatgagacaGTGGCCACAATATCAGTCAGAGTTCAGAATACATTCAGTCTCCAGGGACAACAGTAAATATCATTGTACTGCTTCTAGGAAATATTTTTGGGGCACATGGAAAGAAActtcaaaacatttaaagataCAAGTTCAAG AGCTGTTTCCACAACCTGTGCTGAGAGTCAGACCTTCCCAGCCCATCGAGGGGAGCCCAGTGAAACTGAAATGTGAGACCTGGCTTCCTCCACCAAGGTCATACATTTGGCTTCAGTTCTGTTTCTTCAGAGAAGATAAGGTCCTGGAACCTGGTTGGAGCAACTCCTCAGAGCTCCAGATCCCCACCATGTGGAGTGAAGACTTAGGGTCCTACTGGTGCCAGGCAAAGACAGTGACTCCCAATATCATTAAAGAAAGCCTGAGATCCCAGATACGTGTACAGA GGATCCCTGTGTCTGATGTGAATCTAGAGATCCAGCCCCCTGGGGGCCAGCTGATCGAAGGAGGAGAGATGGTCCTTATCTGCTCAGTAGCCAAGGGTACAGGGACTATCGCATTTTCCTGGCACCGGGAGGGCACGGAGAGAAGTCTGGGCAGGAAGATGATGCGTGCCCTGTCAGCAGAGTTGCGGATAGCCGCAGTGAGGGAGCAGGACGCTGGGAGGTACTACTGCTCAGCCGACAATATGCAAGGCCCTATCCTCAGTAAATGGATCAGAGTCACACCAAGAA TTCCAGCGTCCCGCCCCATCCTCACTGTCAAGACACCCAGAGCCCTGGCCGTGCTGGGGGACATGGTGGAGCTTCGCTGTGAGGCCCAGAGGGGCTCTCCCCCGATCCTGTACCAGTTTTACCATGAGGACGTCATCCTGGGGAGCAGCTCAGCCCCCTCTGGAGGAGGAGCCTCCTTCAACCTCTCTCTGACCGCAGAACATTCTGGAAACTATGCCTGTGAAGCTGACAACAACCTGGGGGCCCAGCGCAGTGAGGCGGTGACCCTCAGCGTCACAG TTCCAGTGTCTCGCCCTGTCCTCACCCTCAACCCTGCCGGGCCCCAGGCTGTAGTGGGAGATTTGTTAGAACTTCGctgtgaggcccagagaggctctCCCCCGATCGTATACTGGTTTTATCATGAAGATGTCATCCTGGGGAACACATCGGCACCCTCTGGAGGAGGAGCATCTTTTAACCTCTCTCTGACcacagaacattctggaaactACTCCTGTGGGGCTGACAATGGCCTGGGGGTCCAGAGAAGTTACATGGTGACACTCAACTTCACAG GTCAAAAACACTTGCCACCAGAACTCAAACACAGGTCTTCCCATGTAGGGCATTCCACAAGCAAAGTAATCCCTATCACTGTGGGCGTCATCGGGTGCCTGCTAAGTGTGCCTGGCCTTGCTGCTACGGCTTATTTGGTGAGTTACTTCAGGACCCAAAGGAAATCAG TCGATTGA
- the FCRL3 gene encoding Fc receptor-like protein 3 isoform X7, which yields MGFPCHRPDQVPVLLWLLLLILAPGREQSEALPKAFLLLEPPWSRAFKGEKVNLTCKDGRSWAQRYEFWYYNRISLGSGAGTIQIDTSGYYTCKTPRSSLSDPVHVEFLSDWLILQASHPVFEGEDVTLRCLGKEEKDISEKTYYKNKGKMRQWPQYQSEFRIHSVSRDNSKYHCTASRKYFWGTWKETSKHLKIQVQELFPQPVLRVRPSQPIEGSPVKLKCETWLPPPRSYIWLQFCFFREDKVLEPGWSNSSELQIPTMWSEDLGSYWCQAKTVTPNIIKESLRSQIRVQRIPVSDVNLEIQPPGGQLIEGGEMVLICSVAKGTGTIAFSWHREGTERSLGRKMMRALSAELRIAAVREQDAGRYYCSADNMQGPILSKWIRVTPRIPASRPILTVKTPRALAVLGDMVELRCEAQRGSPPILYQFYHEDVILGSSSAPSGGGASFNLSLTAEHSGNYACEADNNLGAQRSEAVTLSVTVPVSRPVLTLNPAGPQAVVGDLLELRCEAQRGSPPIVYWFYHEDVILGNTSAPSGGGASFNLSLTTEHSGNYSCGADNGLGVQRSYMVTLNFTGHSTSKVIPITVGVIGCLLSVPGLAATAYLVSYFRTQRKSVD from the exons ATGGGCTTTCCCTGCCATCGGCCAGACCAGGTCCCTGTGCTtctgtggctgctgctgctgatccTGG CTCCCGGACGAGAGCAATCAG AAGCACTTCCAAAAGCTTTTCTTCTCCTCGAGCCTCCATGGTCCAGAGCCTTCAAGGGAGAGAAAGTGAATCTCACCTGCAAGGATGGCCGTTCTTGGGCCCAGAGATACGAATTTTGGTATTACAATAGGATTTCCTTGGGAAGTGGAGCTGGAACAATCCAAATAGACACGTCTGGATATTACACATGCAAGACCCCAAGATCTTCCCTCAGTGACCCTGTGCATGTGGAATTTTTATCTG ACTGGCTGATCCTCCAGGCTTCACACCCTGTCTTCGAAGGAGAGGATGTAACTCTGAGATGCCTgggcaaggaagaaaaagatatttctgAAAAGACTTActacaaaaataaaggaaaaatgagacaGTGGCCACAATATCAGTCAGAGTTCAGAATACATTCAGTCTCCAGGGACAACAGTAAATATCATTGTACTGCTTCTAGGAAATATTTTTGGGGCACATGGAAAGAAActtcaaaacatttaaagataCAAGTTCAAG AGCTGTTTCCACAACCTGTGCTGAGAGTCAGACCTTCCCAGCCCATCGAGGGGAGCCCAGTGAAACTGAAATGTGAGACCTGGCTTCCTCCACCAAGGTCATACATTTGGCTTCAGTTCTGTTTCTTCAGAGAAGATAAGGTCCTGGAACCTGGTTGGAGCAACTCCTCAGAGCTCCAGATCCCCACCATGTGGAGTGAAGACTTAGGGTCCTACTGGTGCCAGGCAAAGACAGTGACTCCCAATATCATTAAAGAAAGCCTGAGATCCCAGATACGTGTACAGA GGATCCCTGTGTCTGATGTGAATCTAGAGATCCAGCCCCCTGGGGGCCAGCTGATCGAAGGAGGAGAGATGGTCCTTATCTGCTCAGTAGCCAAGGGTACAGGGACTATCGCATTTTCCTGGCACCGGGAGGGCACGGAGAGAAGTCTGGGCAGGAAGATGATGCGTGCCCTGTCAGCAGAGTTGCGGATAGCCGCAGTGAGGGAGCAGGACGCTGGGAGGTACTACTGCTCAGCCGACAATATGCAAGGCCCTATCCTCAGTAAATGGATCAGAGTCACACCAAGAA TTCCAGCGTCCCGCCCCATCCTCACTGTCAAGACACCCAGAGCCCTGGCCGTGCTGGGGGACATGGTGGAGCTTCGCTGTGAGGCCCAGAGGGGCTCTCCCCCGATCCTGTACCAGTTTTACCATGAGGACGTCATCCTGGGGAGCAGCTCAGCCCCCTCTGGAGGAGGAGCCTCCTTCAACCTCTCTCTGACCGCAGAACATTCTGGAAACTATGCCTGTGAAGCTGACAACAACCTGGGGGCCCAGCGCAGTGAGGCGGTGACCCTCAGCGTCACAG TTCCAGTGTCTCGCCCTGTCCTCACCCTCAACCCTGCCGGGCCCCAGGCTGTAGTGGGAGATTTGTTAGAACTTCGctgtgaggcccagagaggctctCCCCCGATCGTATACTGGTTTTATCATGAAGATGTCATCCTGGGGAACACATCGGCACCCTCTGGAGGAGGAGCATCTTTTAACCTCTCTCTGACcacagaacattctggaaactACTCCTGTGGGGCTGACAATGGCCTGGGGGTCCAGAGAAGTTACATGGTGACACTCAACTTCACAG GGCATTCCACAAGCAAAGTAATCCCTATCACTGTGGGCGTCATCGGGTGCCTGCTAAGTGTGCCTGGCCTTGCTGCTACGGCTTATTTGGTGAGTTACTTCAGGACCCAAAGGAAATCAG TCGATTGA